In one uncultured Methanoregula sp. genomic region, the following are encoded:
- a CDS encoding PH domain-containing protein, with protein sequence MRSNPAFPMNIPFKPAAALKTSLMVNGILFLLLILCCSVFPLILASEMSSGILILCSIIIVAIVVICLAWIHLYYESMWYELREDEMSWKRGIWFRTTGIVPYNRITNLDVRQGPVMRALGISTLAIQTAGYSGQVASEIKIEGVEKAEDLREFIRSMVRVTALHGDGTGGEKALPVTADQKILDELIRIRILLEEQKKQGK encoded by the coding sequence ATGAGATCCAACCCTGCATTTCCGATGAACATACCGTTCAAACCTGCCGCAGCGCTTAAAACAAGCCTGATGGTGAACGGTATCCTGTTCCTGCTGCTGATCCTCTGCTGCTCGGTTTTTCCGCTCATCCTTGCAAGTGAGATGAGTTCCGGCATCCTCATCCTCTGCAGCATTATCATTGTCGCCATTGTGGTAATCTGCCTTGCCTGGATACACCTGTATTACGAGAGCATGTGGTACGAGCTCCGCGAGGACGAGATGAGCTGGAAGCGCGGCATATGGTTCAGGACCACGGGAATTGTGCCTTACAACCGGATTACCAACCTCGATGTCCGCCAGGGTCCGGTGATGAGGGCCCTTGGCATCTCCACGCTTGCCATCCAGACTGCGGGGTATTCCGGCCAGGTGGCTTCAGAAATAAAGATCGAAGGGGTTGAAAAAGCTGAGGATCTCCGGGAATTTATCCGGTCGATGGTCCGCGTGACTGCACTGCATGGTGACGGGACCGGTGGAGAAAAAGCACTGCCTGTGACGGCCGACCAGAAAATTCTCGATGAGCTGATCCGTATCAGGATCCTTCTCGAAGAACAGAAAAAACAGGGAAAATAA
- a CDS encoding HEAT repeat domain-containing protein — MTELNIPEKPEGADEMEKLGLDGLIQRLLDSTDPNVRQYAAYLLGKAKNPRAIQPLIAALGDFDKSVREQATLALSAIGQAAIEPLSTAMKEPKWETRYRAAEALGKIADEKAVKPLIQGLKDNRDHVRYMAAKGLREVGDSDAIEPMIILLKDENRYVRMMAVRALGAIGGDKASGALRAAREAEPDEKVKEAIVEALQ, encoded by the coding sequence ATGACCGAACTAAACATCCCGGAAAAACCCGAGGGTGCCGATGAAATGGAGAAACTGGGGCTTGACGGGCTGATCCAGCGCCTGCTTGACAGTACCGATCCCAATGTGCGCCAATATGCAGCATACCTGCTGGGGAAAGCAAAGAATCCCCGGGCTATCCAGCCGCTCATTGCGGCCCTCGGCGATTTTGACAAATCCGTACGGGAACAGGCAACACTTGCCCTGTCAGCGATCGGCCAGGCTGCCATTGAACCCCTCTCGACTGCCATGAAGGAGCCCAAGTGGGAGACGCGTTACCGTGCAGCAGAAGCTCTTGGAAAGATTGCTGATGAGAAAGCAGTCAAGCCCCTTATCCAGGGACTCAAGGATAACCGGGACCACGTTCGGTACATGGCTGCAAAAGGCCTTCGCGAAGTAGGCGATTCCGATGCAATTGAACCGATGATTATCCTCTTAAAAGACGAGAACCGGTATGTGCGGATGATGGCGGTCCGGGCCCTCGGAGCGATTGGCGGGGATAAAGCGAGTGGAGCTCTGCGGGCTGCCCGGGAAGCAGAGCCTGATGAAAAAGTCAAGGAAGCGATTGTTGAAGCACTGCAGTGA
- a CDS encoding PAS domain-containing protein, with product MTPKDIPPKKSWSLSRYILLFMLIPVICIGVLLTANDYVVTKNNFEDEAHYLQFQTEQNIGEALHLTDTAENILDDSVNDRMQKGLVAVNDDYERSGHNPATMNLTGLKAGLGEDFDIYVINEYGVIVATTYMPELGMDFRQIPYFYEYLTKIRNSQGFFPDRVVHELLGAGQYRKFAYMPTADHRYVLELGLAGPSFDSMNAKLDEHKNIHNIVFADPYVEQYRVFNSLGRYVSNGSRPEQEVRGYLDETISTRSTLEVSIPGSSRTIRYLFIELKDEKYGSDPSRIVEITYNTGMMEKSLNNLILFHLLISLSAIILGCSLAFIVSGRLTRPVTSIVTDVEKIAAGDLDHRIGSSEVREFQILEQSINSMVDSLKSAFLKVKDDEIFKQEMIDQLPVAVFMKNVDDGRYVYWNKASEVLFGRPAGEIIGKTDRELFSKGMVAFIEKEDCEARLNRIAMSTRTVSLRGHGDRIIHMIIVPIFSSTKTERFMLGIAEDLTEEAIHLKTNLLFSITRHDILDHLSVIMESLERAQLMTTPEAIQAFFDKTIISVELIRNQISFMRSMQDRGITSPKWQTVQQSFYNAVEQLPDNDVDIQVDLGDLEIFADPFLPRIFLTLLLNSFNYGGKRLSHIRLYAERDRENLALVYEDNGSGIPFSDKVKIFIFEESPKTWQGLFLIRELLTFTGITISETGDPETGVRFVLLIPPGKFRNP from the coding sequence ATGACTCCAAAGGACATCCCCCCAAAGAAAAGCTGGTCGCTGTCCCGCTATATCCTCCTCTTCATGCTCATCCCCGTTATCTGTATCGGGGTGCTCCTCACCGCAAACGATTATGTTGTTACGAAAAACAATTTTGAAGATGAAGCTCATTACCTCCAGTTCCAGACCGAACAGAATATTGGCGAAGCACTTCACCTGACGGACACTGCTGAGAATATTCTCGATGACAGTGTTAATGACCGGATGCAGAAGGGTCTCGTTGCTGTCAATGACGATTACGAACGTTCCGGCCATAATCCTGCAACCATGAACCTGACAGGACTAAAGGCTGGTCTTGGTGAAGATTTTGACATCTATGTCATTAACGAGTATGGGGTTATCGTTGCAACGACCTACATGCCGGAACTCGGCATGGATTTCAGGCAGATCCCGTACTTTTACGAATATCTCACCAAAATACGGAACTCCCAGGGATTCTTTCCCGATCGCGTTGTTCACGAACTCCTCGGGGCCGGCCAGTACCGGAAATTCGCGTATATGCCAACAGCGGATCACCGGTATGTACTCGAACTGGGACTGGCGGGGCCGTCATTCGATTCGATGAATGCAAAGCTGGATGAACACAAGAACATCCATAATATCGTTTTTGCGGATCCGTACGTGGAACAGTACCGGGTATTCAATTCGCTTGGCAGGTATGTCAGCAATGGCAGCCGTCCCGAGCAGGAGGTACGGGGATATCTCGATGAGACGATAAGCACGCGTTCTACCCTTGAAGTTTCAATCCCCGGTTCCTCCCGGACCATACGGTACCTGTTCATCGAGCTCAAAGATGAGAAATACGGATCAGACCCGAGCCGGATTGTCGAGATCACCTATAACACGGGCATGATGGAGAAATCCCTCAACAACCTCATCCTCTTCCATCTTCTCATTTCCCTGTCAGCGATCATTCTCGGGTGTAGTCTCGCATTTATCGTATCGGGGAGACTGACCCGTCCGGTAACCAGTATTGTTACCGATGTGGAAAAAATTGCAGCAGGCGATCTCGACCACCGTATCGGTAGTTCAGAGGTCCGGGAATTCCAGATCCTTGAACAGAGTATCAATTCGATGGTTGATTCATTGAAATCGGCCTTCCTGAAAGTGAAAGATGACGAGATCTTCAAACAGGAGATGATCGACCAGCTGCCGGTAGCGGTTTTCATGAAGAATGTGGACGACGGCAGGTACGTTTACTGGAACAAGGCAAGCGAGGTCCTGTTCGGAAGGCCTGCTGGCGAAATAATCGGAAAGACCGATCGCGAACTCTTCTCCAAAGGGATGGTAGCCTTTATCGAGAAAGAGGACTGCGAAGCGCGTCTTAACAGGATCGCCATGAGTACGAGGACCGTCTCCCTCAGGGGACATGGTGACCGGATCATCCATATGATCATCGTACCTATCTTCAGTTCAACGAAGACCGAACGCTTCATGCTGGGTATTGCCGAGGATCTGACTGAAGAGGCAATTCATCTTAAAACGAACCTCCTCTTCAGTATCACACGGCACGATATCCTCGATCATCTCTCGGTGATCATGGAATCGCTTGAACGGGCGCAGCTCATGACCACACCTGAAGCGATACAGGCGTTTTTTGATAAGACCATTATATCCGTTGAATTGATCCGGAACCAGATCTCGTTCATGCGCAGCATGCAGGATCGGGGGATTACATCACCAAAATGGCAAACGGTACAGCAGTCTTTTTATAATGCCGTCGAGCAGCTTCCGGATAACGATGTGGATATCCAGGTGGATTTGGGAGATCTCGAAATTTTTGCTGACCCGTTCCTGCCACGGATATTTTTAACCCTGCTCCTGAACTCTTTCAATTACGGTGGCAAACGCCTGTCACATATCCGGCTGTATGCCGAACGGGATCGGGAGAACCTTGCGCTGGTGTACGAGGATAACGGGTCGGGTATACCCTTTTCGGATAAAGTAAAGATCTTCATCTTCGAGGAATCTCCGAAAACCTGGCAGGGGCTCTTCCTTATCCGGGAGCTCCTGACCTTCACCGGAATCACTATCAGTGAAACCGGTGACCCTGAGACCGGGGTACGGTTTGTCCTCCTTATTCCTCCCGGAAAATTCCGTAACCCGTAA
- a CDS encoding zinc ribbon domain-containing protein has product MGNKFCTACGAALSEGVKFCEHCGNPADQDDLYPEPPVLLPAESPEALPQPDPGVSKKIPVSVIGGIVVVLVIFAVLAVIFLPGFSSEQILTKPGQPVPEVSEVPEMTTPLPVTETTAPVTTIPTRVPDPFPGALKIKDNFPFGSGEFASEGTIYRVWLNDTYQWHNDMGE; this is encoded by the coding sequence ATGGGAAATAAGTTCTGTACCGCGTGCGGTGCCGCACTCTCAGAGGGAGTGAAATTCTGTGAGCATTGCGGGAACCCGGCAGACCAGGATGACCTGTACCCTGAACCGCCGGTATTATTACCCGCAGAATCTCCTGAAGCATTGCCACAACCCGATCCGGGGGTTTCAAAGAAGATTCCGGTCTCCGTTATCGGGGGAATTGTTGTAGTTCTTGTCATCTTCGCAGTACTGGCGGTAATCTTTCTGCCGGGCTTTTCATCAGAACAAATACTCACGAAGCCGGGACAGCCAGTACCTGAGGTATCTGAGGTGCCTGAGATGACAACGCCCCTGCCGGTTACAGAAACCACTGCACCGGTTACGACGATCCCGACCAGGGTCCCGGATCCGTTTCCCGGCGCCCTTAAGATCAAAGACAATTTCCCGTTTGGATCCGGAGAGTTTGCCAGTGAGGGCACGATATACCGGGTCTGGCTGAACGATACCTATCAGTGGCACAATGATATGGGAGAATAG
- a CDS encoding YkgJ family cysteine cluster protein, with protein MTFNCRQCGTCCMHLGDYIVIERQTGQFTFECECVSTGTAFTAEVDEDKHRIFSDFSFPQAHEAACPFLRPDGNLVRCTIHRDSPAQCKFYRCVAMRIFDPDGKILGYITGALALHSEDLQLRSVWEDIERGRPKSDEDAEIWIGSLLQKKGYRVE; from the coding sequence ATGACATTCAACTGCCGCCAGTGCGGGACCTGCTGCATGCATCTCGGGGACTATATCGTGATCGAGCGCCAGACCGGGCAGTTCACGTTTGAATGTGAATGTGTCTCGACCGGAACGGCATTCACTGCCGAAGTGGATGAGGACAAGCACCGGATTTTTTCAGATTTCTCGTTCCCGCAGGCACACGAGGCAGCCTGCCCCTTCCTGAGACCGGATGGGAATCTTGTCCGGTGCACGATTCACCGGGACAGCCCGGCACAATGTAAATTCTACCGGTGTGTTGCGATGCGGATTTTTGATCCCGATGGAAAGATTCTTGGATATATTACCGGTGCACTGGCCCTGCACTCAGAAGATCTGCAGCTCCGTTCGGTATGGGAAGATATCGAACGGGGAAGACCAAAATCTGATGAGGATGCCGAGATATGGATCGGGTCACTTCTCCAAAAAAAAGGGTACCGGGTAGAATAA
- a CDS encoding zinc ribbon domain-containing protein — protein sequence MGDPVFRNNEKILLRTEGVNVKSIPFEGVLTDQRIILVDQARNVLPPKDILLSTIRQILPGENAIRDPTLTIYVTGDRNETRQMVLTFSRDAGGNRLKERDEWVQLLGYYIARAPPSGSQKIPESPVSPRNGSLITPKKRIVENAPPGAVPRDTQSGIPAPIPNTRDDTTVPGNFFCNRCGNRVSVDSAFCNRCGAPIVPPAPSPYAAPAPASTYVAPPQSPPAAMAPERPDTSPALDAVRIAPQDLPVRPPVRASSGTADQGSIPIPRKSPPPATSKKPQKQGFIPRLFSSKARSATPKSDSPAPSSPPPAKQRRGGGGLPKKKIILTIVAVVIILAVIAAGVLVVYPMISAGGFLSSSSSGTAGTNSSSASPAPVTTTPQGQTTSSSQTTWTPVSVETTQAAIPPTGVQLHISYLGGYKGTYGLPAGLQSVRGSGDKVYLIENATGAIKADIEKTDGSTRHDLVVEIYKDGKLLTKGSTNAGFGKVSLAVDVTTGIAKTPVTSASAATATTTAAATAQKTTSATNATVVTTTKAT from the coding sequence ATGGGTGATCCAGTTTTTCGCAATAATGAAAAAATCCTTCTACGGACGGAGGGGGTCAATGTCAAGTCGATCCCGTTCGAAGGTGTCCTGACCGACCAGCGGATTATTCTCGTCGACCAGGCCAGGAATGTGCTTCCTCCCAAGGATATACTGCTTTCCACTATCCGGCAGATACTCCCCGGAGAGAATGCGATCCGCGATCCGACTCTCACGATTTATGTTACCGGTGATCGCAACGAGACCCGGCAGATGGTTCTAACCTTCTCCCGCGATGCCGGCGGGAATCGTCTCAAGGAGCGGGATGAATGGGTACAGCTTCTCGGGTATTATATCGCCCGTGCCCCTCCATCCGGTTCACAGAAAATTCCCGAATCCCCGGTGTCGCCCCGGAATGGCAGCCTGATCACCCCGAAAAAACGAATTGTTGAGAATGCGCCCCCCGGAGCAGTACCGCGTGATACCCAATCAGGGATTCCCGCTCCGATCCCCAATACCCGTGACGATACCACGGTACCGGGGAATTTTTTCTGTAACCGCTGCGGCAACCGGGTATCTGTTGATTCAGCATTCTGTAACCGCTGTGGTGCCCCGATCGTCCCGCCCGCACCATCCCCCTATGCAGCCCCGGCCCCCGCAAGTACCTATGTAGCACCCCCCCAGTCACCGCCGGCCGCGATGGCACCGGAGAGACCCGATACATCCCCGGCTCTGGATGCGGTCCGGATTGCTCCCCAGGACTTACCTGTTCGTCCTCCGGTACGTGCTTCATCCGGTACCGCTGACCAGGGATCCATCCCCATCCCCCGCAAATCCCCGCCACCCGCCACTTCAAAGAAACCTCAGAAACAGGGTTTTATACCCCGGCTCTTCTCATCAAAAGCGCGTTCTGCCACTCCTAAGAGCGATTCTCCCGCTCCATCATCACCCCCGCCGGCAAAACAACGTCGCGGTGGCGGGGGCCTGCCCAAAAAGAAGATAATCCTTACCATTGTGGCGGTTGTGATCATTCTTGCCGTGATTGCTGCCGGTGTGTTGGTTGTCTATCCCATGATCTCGGCCGGCGGTTTCCTCTCATCATCCTCTTCCGGCACTGCCGGCACGAATTCATCGTCCGCTTCACCCGCGCCGGTCACGACAACCCCCCAGGGGCAGACTACCTCCTCATCACAGACCACCTGGACCCCGGTAAGCGTAGAAACCACCCAGGCGGCAATTCCCCCGACGGGAGTGCAGTTGCATATCAGTTATCTTGGTGGTTACAAAGGCACGTATGGCCTGCCAGCCGGTCTTCAGTCAGTCCGGGGTTCCGGTGACAAGGTTTACCTTATCGAGAACGCCACCGGGGCAATCAAGGCAGATATCGAGAAGACTGATGGCTCAACCCGGCATGACCTCGTGGTCGAGATCTACAAAGACGGGAAACTGCTCACGAAAGGGTCTACCAATGCAGGGTTTGGCAAAGTGTCTCTTGCAGTGGATGTAACAACCGGCATTGCAAAAACCCCGGTCACCAGTGCATCGGCTGCCACCGCCACGACAACTGCCGCTGCAACTGCACAGAAAACAACCTCCGCAACAAATGCTACGGTAGTGACCACGACGAAGGCCACCTGA
- a CDS encoding DUF4349 domain-containing protein — MKYKVIALLALVIIAIAATGCMGLPATSTSQSASVKEVVYSSESYGKTSSDARVAMVAGNAAPVAAPTHALTQSGSGSAGVETKIIKTAYLSLEVKDVTGAVESLKGIAAAEGGYISSTNVQKNYNNLLTGTVILRIPQAAFENTLTGVKALGTIKSASTQGEDVTEEYVDLQAQRTSYQNQLAQYNAIMKQSTKVEDIIKVQEQIDRVQTELNRLDGKLKYLNSRVDYSTITVNLQEPEPVGGESGHSFISTINEGIAGFFGMIDTIIVLIFTLLPLIIVAVAGYGVYRWHKGKKPVKEINEIKEK, encoded by the coding sequence ATGAAATACAAAGTCATCGCACTTCTTGCACTCGTGATCATTGCCATTGCCGCAACCGGCTGCATGGGGCTTCCCGCCACGTCCACCAGCCAGAGTGCATCGGTAAAAGAGGTAGTCTATTCAAGCGAGAGCTACGGGAAAACATCATCCGATGCCCGCGTAGCAATGGTTGCCGGCAATGCCGCTCCCGTTGCAGCACCCACGCATGCCCTGACACAGTCCGGCTCGGGATCGGCAGGAGTCGAGACAAAGATAATCAAGACCGCGTATCTCTCGCTGGAAGTAAAGGATGTGACGGGAGCCGTCGAGAGCCTCAAGGGAATTGCCGCTGCAGAGGGCGGGTACATATCATCGACCAATGTTCAGAAGAACTACAACAACCTCCTGACCGGGACGGTCATCCTGCGAATTCCCCAGGCTGCATTCGAAAATACCCTTACCGGAGTAAAAGCGCTGGGAACCATCAAGTCCGCATCCACGCAGGGAGAGGATGTCACCGAGGAATATGTCGATCTCCAGGCCCAGAGAACCTCGTACCAGAACCAGCTCGCGCAGTACAATGCTATCATGAAGCAGAGTACCAAGGTTGAGGATATCATCAAGGTCCAGGAACAGATCGACCGTGTCCAGACCGAGCTCAACCGGCTCGATGGAAAGCTGAAGTATCTCAACAGCCGCGTGGATTACTCGACCATTACGGTTAACCTCCAGGAACCTGAGCCGGTCGGAGGCGAGAGCGGGCATAGCTTCATCTCTACCATCAACGAGGGAATAGCCGGGTTCTTCGGCATGATCGATACCATCATTGTCCTCATCTTCACCCTGCTCCCGCTCATCATCGTCGCCGTGGCAGGCTACGGGGTTTACCGGTGGCACAAGGGAAAAAAACCGGTTAAGGAAATTAACGAGATAAAAGAGAAATAA
- a CDS encoding Yip1 family protein: MPDTIIVKIKGFLLNPVETFRAFRDDTPGTVLTCFLALLAIDALLTSVITVLGVGVLGMLGNYLPASGNFLPVVVFVIVLIGGLVWALIISAWIHLWVFVLGGRKGFLPTMRAVLYGMTPSLLFGWIPVVGFFFSLWALVLEILGIRELQEISSGKAILVMIIAVMIPLLLLILLALYFLVNATSVHVTQVPPSNFF; this comes from the coding sequence ATGCCGGATACGATTATCGTAAAAATAAAAGGATTTCTCTTAAATCCCGTGGAGACCTTCAGGGCATTCCGGGATGATACCCCGGGGACCGTCCTCACCTGTTTCCTCGCCCTTCTCGCCATCGACGCGCTCCTTACTTCGGTGATTACGGTTCTCGGTGTCGGCGTTCTCGGGATGTTAGGGAATTACCTTCCTGCATCCGGCAATTTCCTGCCGGTTGTTGTCTTCGTGATTGTCCTTATCGGCGGTCTTGTCTGGGCACTGATCATCAGTGCATGGATCCATCTCTGGGTTTTTGTTCTCGGGGGCCGCAAGGGATTTCTGCCTACGATGAGGGCCGTCCTCTACGGGATGACCCCGAGCCTTCTCTTTGGCTGGATACCGGTTGTCGGGTTCTTCTTCTCTCTCTGGGCGCTTGTCCTTGAGATCCTTGGCATCCGCGAGCTCCAGGAGATCAGCTCGGGAAAAGCAATCCTTGTCATGATCATCGCCGTCATGATCCCGCTTCTCCTGCTCATCCTGCTTGCATTGTATTTCCTGGTGAACGCGACCAGTGTCCATGTCACCCAGGTTCCCCCCAGTAACTTCTTTTAA
- a CDS encoding ArsR family transcriptional regulator: protein MSEAAEVARLLDILGNRNRRRIIELLRQKPCFVTEISDTLMLSPKAVIDHLQMMEKETILACQIDERRRKYYYLANDILVDVSLKEIRIISAINAHDDEKNERLKKSVAMLGRMIRSHDQLLSNLEEINHDIEIRINDIAHNHKDLFRSEREITVIIALSHESLTLAELEQATTLPGKDLADILKRCERSGIVAREDDRYILRGVHAE from the coding sequence ATGAGTGAAGCTGCTGAGGTTGCCCGTCTGCTCGATATTCTCGGGAACCGTAACCGGAGACGTATAATCGAGTTGCTGCGGCAGAAACCCTGCTTTGTTACCGAGATATCTGACACGCTCATGCTCTCGCCCAAAGCGGTCATTGACCATCTCCAGATGATGGAGAAGGAGACCATCCTGGCCTGCCAGATAGATGAACGGCGCAGAAAATACTACTATCTTGCAAATGACATCCTCGTTGATGTCAGTCTCAAAGAGATCCGGATCATCAGCGCCATAAACGCTCACGATGATGAAAAGAATGAACGGCTGAAAAAGTCTGTTGCTATGCTCGGTCGGATGATCCGCTCCCATGACCAGCTCCTCTCAAACCTCGAGGAGATCAACCATGACATCGAGATAAGGATAAATGATATTGCCCACAACCATAAGGATTTATTCCGGAGCGAACGAGAAATAACCGTAATCATCGCTCTTTCCCACGAATCCCTGACACTGGCCGAGCTTGAACAGGCAACCACGCTCCCCGGAAAGGATCTTGCGGATATCCTGAAACGATGCGAACGGTCAGGGATCGTGGCACGGGAGGATGACCGGTACATACTTCGAGGTGTTCATGCAGAATAA
- a CDS encoding IS5 family transposase → MSGFGDYFLHQEYTKIAGLGNKLGEIRDIIDWEKFRPILNDMYRDNKEIGGRPHNDEILMIKMLVLAGWHGLSDYEVELLAIDRLSFRHFLGYPEKIPDRSTVWLFRENLTNHGKIHLIWDELQRQLDEQGYSIKRGTIQDASFITSDPGHAKADKPRGDVAKTRRSRDGTWARKGNKSEFGYKLHSLIDKEYQFVRRFDTSTASLHDNQIDLSQKGETVYRDKGYFGTVPFASIDKTMKRSVRGKPISTKDKRRNRAISRTRSLVERPFAVIKRVFHAGHVMVTTHLRVHAKNLFACFSYNLFNLVTVQKNHTV, encoded by the coding sequence ATGAGCGGGTTTGGGGATTATTTTCTGCATCAGGAATATACCAAGATCGCCGGACTGGGGAACAAGTTAGGAGAGATCCGGGACATAATCGATTGGGAGAAATTTCGTCCGATCCTCAACGATATGTATCGGGATAACAAAGAGATCGGAGGCCGACCCCATAACGATGAGATCCTCATGATCAAGATGCTCGTTCTTGCCGGCTGGCATGGCTTATCAGATTATGAGGTAGAACTCCTTGCCATAGACCGGTTATCGTTTCGACATTTTCTCGGGTATCCGGAGAAAATCCCCGATCGATCGACGGTATGGTTATTCCGGGAAAACCTGACGAACCACGGAAAGATCCATCTCATCTGGGATGAACTCCAGCGACAATTGGACGAACAAGGCTATTCGATAAAACGAGGTACCATTCAGGATGCATCGTTCATCACATCCGATCCCGGCCACGCCAAGGCAGATAAGCCCCGGGGAGATGTTGCAAAAACCCGACGAAGCCGGGATGGAACCTGGGCCAGGAAAGGTAACAAATCAGAATTTGGATACAAACTCCATTCACTCATCGACAAAGAATACCAGTTTGTCCGAAGATTCGATACATCAACTGCATCACTTCATGACAACCAGATTGATCTCTCGCAAAAAGGTGAAACGGTATACCGGGACAAAGGATATTTCGGAACCGTCCCTTTCGCCTCCATCGACAAAACAATGAAACGATCGGTTCGTGGTAAACCGATCTCAACGAAAGACAAACGCAGAAACCGGGCGATCAGCAGAACACGGTCTCTCGTTGAACGACCGTTTGCAGTGATCAAACGGGTGTTTCATGCTGGGCATGTGATGGTGACTACACACCTCCGGGTCCATGCTAAAAATCTCTTCGCCTGTTTCTCATACAATCTCTTTAATCTCGTAACTGTTCAAAAAAATCATACGGTCTAG